The nucleotide sequence TAAAATAGAGAGGATCTGAGTGTGTTGGAGAGGGCCAGGGAAGGCTTACCATAGAAGCAATCTTACTAGGGTTTCACATGGTGATGGACATAAGTGAACAAAACCAAGACCACAGGGAAGAAGTATGAAGGCAGAATTAGTGATTCTTTGCTTGATGAAAAAAATAGCCTGGCCAGAGCAGAACAGCTAGAGAACCACAAAAGCCAAGGAATATCTAGGAATTCAGCTGGTAAGAAGCCTCAACTCCAGCAAAGCACCTGGATGTGGCCTGCCCAGAAAGGGgaatatattctggaaaaggaataTACTGGAAAATGGTGTGTAAGACAGTATCCGTCACACAGCAAAGAAAGAATTAGAGGTAGAAGACTCCCTAGAAAGCTATTTCTGAAATTAAGGGGGTGAAGGGCATGGGTGAGCAGAGGAGCTGTGGCATGGGGACAAAGGACCACATACTGATAAACTCCTCCCAAAACAGCATAAGAGCTGATTGACTGTGGCTTGTCGTGgaggaaaaatcaaaattaactCCAAGATGGGGAATGCCAGAGGTTAGGAGAGAGAAGGATCCATGTCAATAATGGGGAGGGGCCtctggatggcccagtcagttaagcaacgggctcttgatttcggctcaggctatggtctcctgggatagagccccatgttaagctccacactcagtggggagtctccttgaggattctctccctctgcctctccccttgctctctctctcttaataaatcttaaaaaaaaaaaaaaggaaaaatacatttaccaAGAGGAAGGATGATAATGAATTCAGCTTCCAATAACTGAATTCTAGGAAACAGTATCTACGTGGACATCTGTGGGGCCCCTGCCCCAGAGGGACTGAGATcagaaaaaaggaatgaggaCAAGACAAGAAACATGGAGCTATTGCCACACTTCCTTATAACTACTGAGAGTATAGGAGCTCTCCCAGCAAATGGGCAGCCAGTAGAGCCCCTGGGAATGTTATTACAGAGGAGTAAAAAGTCGGGTCAACACAAGGTGCAGCCAGCCacatggaggaggagggaaatggGGTCACAGAGAAGCTCTAAGACGAGGTGATCCATGATTCCATGATGTCAAATGCAGCACCATGGCCAATATGGTGAGAATGTGAGGTACAGCTTGCTGGGCTGGAAGGAGGTGTCTGATGTTCTAGAGGAGCCTACAGAGGAGCAGGCAGACCACTTCAAGGAGTGCAGACTTGCACTTCAGGACTTTAGGTAAAAAAGACAAAGTGCAAGCAAATAGAACTCAGAGGGCATAAGAGTCACATAAAAGACTGCTTCATCTCTGGGGTGGTGGTGTGGAAATATTAGAAGGCAGAAGTAATGGAGcaagtgaaaatagaaaaagaactaaagacggttgaaaaacaaaacaagaaaaaaaaaaccaggaggtCTCCAACCAATTCAGTAAATGCTAAACGTGCAGGAGCTCTGTGGCTAAAAAGCTACCACAACTGGCCAGGCTCTGTGCAACAATTTAGATGGCATATTCATGTGTTTTCTACGAAACATTTTTTGGCAGATGTCAGTATAGTGTCTTAAGGAAAGTACTCCTTGTCCTAATTCATGCAACCCGACTGCCTGGCCCTCATTCAACCCACTTCTTCTTTTCTGCCACGTCTATGAAGTTTTCCCTATATCTATGGAAAGCTGGGCTTGCTCTCTACTCTCCCCTAGAATTTGCTTCAAAGTCAAGCCTCCCCCATCTAGAAGGAGATGCTGTCTGGGCCCAAGAACTCTACATGCTGGAGGTCATGCCTGGGAGATGCCACCTGGAGGGGTGACCGCCTACAGGCAAAGGCTCTGCAGAGGGCTCAGGGAGGGTGCCCCAaccatccctcctcctccttcacacTCCACCTCCTCTACCCCTTCGATCACTTCACCTACCTGCTCGGCGTTTCTTTGGGACTGCAGGTGGGAGTGCAGGCGCCGGATGAGAGGGACGCCATTCCGTGCCTGCCGCTTCAGTAGCCAGTAGTTGTGAAGCCGCTGTATGAATTGGTTTTTCCTCTGAAAGGAGAGACCACTACAGATCTTGTTCAACCTTGAGTAGAGGCACAGGGAAGTGAAAGACAAGGTCAGTGGGCAACCCTGATTACAGCCTCCTTTTAAACCCCGTTTCATTTCTGAGCCTTATatataaaggaagaataaagtgGCCAAACGCCTCACCTCAGAGAAAGGCTTAAAAAAAGACAGCAAAGTTAAGCAGCTCAGATTCGGCATGAGATAGATGTATCACTTGATTTTCCATCTCCTACCTTATAGTCCTGATTCTCCAAAAGAATACTTTTCCAGGAATCCTGTTTCCTACGGTCCTGGATCCTGAGAAACAGGCCTGTGCCCTGAACTCTTGATAAAGGCAGCAAAAGAGAGCAGGGACTTAAGTAAACCGTGGGCAATGTGGTCACTACTTCCTCTGCCCTGTGGCTGAGGGTCCCCCCAGATCAGGGAATAATCCACAGGCAAGCTGGAAGGGAAACTACTAGAAGTACACCAGGCTACTGCTTTCTGAGCTCAGCTGCAACATCTTGGAGCTGTCTGACCTCTGGTTTTTCATGAAAGATCTCAGCAGCTTAAAAAGGTCTAAttttgaacaaaaagaaaaaaaaaagtactggatAAGAGGATGGAGAATCTGCAAACTTAGCTGGCTAAACTAACCCAATAGAGGTCGTAAGGTCAGGATTTAAGCCAATAATACGTGGGGCagcggtgggggcggggtgggagaggTGGGAGTGAAAGGGGCAGGAGTTAATGAGAGCCTGTAATCTTTATCCTACTAGCCCTGTTGTAAGATTGGTAACATTAGTCTCACAGTAACAAAAGATGGAAAGGCAGCTTAGGAACAGAGGCTGGATGAACTGTCAAAGTCACTAATGCAGCTAGGAAGCTGAAGGAGCTGGATGGGATGTGAATCGATGATCTCTCTGCTATAGCATCCTGTGTCCCAAAGTTGGCTCTCCACAGAGGAAGCAAGGCCTCTGTGCCCCTGTTGGGTTTCCTCcactttttctcttcatctcacTCCACTGAGAGGAAGGTAAGTGTGGCTAAACAAGAAAGTAGAAGCTATGGGCATGGTGGGCTGGACACTGCTCACCCAGGCCCTGTGCCTTTCCACAGTCAGACATTCCTGCCCCAAAGCCAAGCTTACGAAATCAAGGCCTAGGCCTTTCCCCAGAGAACAGATCCCCCACCAATGCCCATGCCAAGCACACCTGCCCAGATGCAGGCAGTCCCCTCCCTCTACAACCTCTTGGCCATGGAGGGTTCCCACAGCATCTGTGCAGGTAGGGAAAAGAATAAtataacagcagcagcagcagtagccaCCGTTTATTGAGCGCTTACTATttaccaggccctgtgctaagtgctttacttataccatctcatttatttctcacaacaaccctatgagactcatttacaaagaaataaggCTTAAAAAAGTAAcctgccaaaggtcacacaggtaATAACAGAAGCATTCAAAGCAGGTCTGTCTAGTTTTTTCTTAGCCAGCGTGCTGTGCTGGCCCCTGCAAGATACATCTATCAGAGCACacacaacaaccaaaaaaaaaaaaaaaaagtctagtcgCAGGACACAGCCACCCTAAGGATGTTACTAAGCACGGACCAGCTCAACAACAGGGAAGAGTGTAGCCAAAAACAGCTCTGTGACTAAAAGACGGTTCCAGTTGACTGAATTCTAACTCCAGCCATGGATTGCCACAAGAGCCTCTCCCCTCCTACTCTCTTTCCACGACTGTGCCTCCTTCCCAGACTGACAAGTCTGGGTGTGTGCTCCCCTTACAACAACTCATTCCCTGCTATCCTCTAGCACACTTTCCTCCCTATCCTTTTCAACAAGAGAAACAGGCCAACAGGAACAGAGCCTGGAGGTATCATGAGTCCCAGCCTGTGGTTAGGTTCTATGCTTCCCACCTGGTTCCAGCCCTTTGAACAGGacttggcatatagtaagtgctcaataaacaactcattgaatgaataaaggagtGAACAACTTTACCTCCTGTGGCagcagtttcttcatctggggGTATGGGAGAAGGTGCAAGGACTACATTAGATCAATAATCTCCAAGATTCCTTCCTGTTCTAATACTGTTTACTTTCTAAAGAATATCACCCTTCAGATGAGCATCCACTGGGAAATCTTTCTGATCTTTTGCTTTTCTGCCCTCCAACAACTACTTCATTGATGGTCAAAAATAGGTACAATGGTCCCTCTATAGACTCAGTAGGAAGCAAGGTGGATTAGCTATACAGCTGAATCGAATGAGCCTGTTTCCCCTAAATCTAAAAGCTTctcaagaagagaaacagaatgtcttccccacaccaccaccccctcACATAAAGCCCCCATCATTCCCAGAACAGAGCTTTCAGACAAGAGACATCCATACTGACCCCCTGAAACAGTGGTTCTCAGTCCTATCCCCACAGGGGCTTTTGGTAACATATGTGGGGGAGTGTCTGAGTTTGTCACAAAGCCCATGCAATGAGGGAGGGGACGCAAATGGCACTTACAGACAAAGATCAGAGATGCTAAACATTGAGAAAGTATAGGACTGTCCTAATAATGAAGAATTGTCCTGTCCCAAATGCCACTTGTGCACCTgttgaaaaatactgttttagaCACCCTTCACCTGGGTTTCTAAGCAACTAACTGTCTCACCTGGAAGCAAATGAAACACATTGCTCTCAGGGtataatcaaaaccacaaacCAGACCAGGGTCCAAAGGAGAAGTCTAAATTTGACAGCACAGAAGAGAACAAACGTTCACCAACCATGCTTGGGGAATGAGGTCCTGGCTCAGGACCAATACCAGCCCAAAAAGAAACCATCGGTCCACGGGGAGCCCTCCTGGGCAGGCTTACCTATAAGAGGGTATCTGTGGGACAGTGACCATGGGGACAGTGGAGGGCGTATCTCGGCCCACTTCCTCCGGCTCCTTCTTGATCTTCTGCTTCAAAGTCATCTTGTTCTTCTTGGGCACCCCCTTGAGGGGGCCACCCACCCCACCTTGgccttcatcttcctcctcctcttcctcctcttccttctcttcttcctctccacagCCTTCCTTCAGCCCTTCCTCATCCCCAGTCTCACTGAGGCTCCCAGGGGAGTCCCCCTTCCTCCTACCAGTGGCAGCTCCTGGCGGTGAATGGGCCTCACAGTAGGCAGTCTTGCGTACTGTGAAGATGGTGCCGTTGAGGCTGGTCTCACGCATGGGCTCGATCTTCATGAAGAGCCCAGCCCGCTGTGCACATGTCACATGGAAGGCTGTGTAGCAGTTTACCTTATGGCACTGGATGgctgcccccagccccttctGCTTGCAGATATAGCAGGTGAGTTTCCAGCGGGCAGGTGGGATGTTGTCGATGCCCTCAATGGGCTCCAGGAACACGGTGTTAGCGAAGCAGACTTCAGGGATCCAGATGGCACACACCACGTGTGCCCAGTGCCCATCGCTGGTCTGTTTGAAGGCGCCACCCTTATTGGGACAGAGGACACAATCCACAGGCCGGGAGGGAGACTGCAGGCAGCAGCGGCAGAGCCACTGGCCCTCGGGGATGTAGGGGACACCATAGCATTCCTGGTGTACAGCCAAGTTGCAGATGTCACAGAAGAGAATGACGTTGCTGTTGTGGCATTCATCGTCCAGACACACACAGCAAAAGGCATCTTCATCAATAAGCGACTGCTGGGCCCCACTGCTGCGACTCTCCAAGTAGGACTCCTTCTCAAGCCGGTCTACCAACAGCTCAAAGGTGTCTGCTGACACCAAACTGTGCCCATCTACACGCCGCTTCTCATTCACCATGTCCAGCCAGGCAAGGTCCTCCTCATCCATGTCATACTCTACCTCTGCATCCAGGTCTTCGGGTGGCTTCTCGATGTAGCGGTAATAGGCAGCAGGCAGCGGGGGGGCTTCTGGCTGGCTGCCTGAGTCCACCATGCGAAAGCTGGGTTGTGGGAGGTGGAAGGAAGTGCCGGACGCATGCTTGGAACAGGACTCCTTTTTCTTGCCCTTGGAGGAAGGTTTTTTGGACTTGCCAGGGAACTGAGGTTGCTCACTGTTTTCCTTGTTGCTGTTGCATTCGGTGATATCCTGGGCGGTCAGCTCATCTTCTGTGATGATCTTGAGTGGGTCATAGATGCTAATTCGATGCAGGCGTCCATCAATGTCCACCTCGACAATCCGCTGGGCCTGGGCATATGTCAAGGTTTCCCGAGTAGGCGAGCACTTCAGACTGTAGGGGGATGGGGAGCGCCGGCCCTCGGCATTCTGCCGCGACTTCCGGCGAGGCTTCCTCATGGCACCAGGGAATCAAGGGAACAGGCCTAAGGAGAAACCAGGAGACTGGGCTAAAGGTTCAGGCATGCACTCATTTACCCTTCCACCTGAGTGGCCACCAAGAAAGAAGActgtctcttccctctgtctgaaCATCCTGTCCCTCAGACATCCACACAGCTTGCTccttcaagtttgtttttttggttttttttttttttttttaaacaaacactgCTTCTCAATGAGAGCCTCTCCCACCACTCTTCCCTAAAACTGCAAACCTCTTTCATCCTGCTTTACTTTTCACTGTAACACTCAcaattttttattatgctatgttacTTGCCTATTTATCATGAATGTTTGCTTCCTTCCATTAAAAATGTAAGCTcagtggggcacctaggtggctcagtgggttaagcctctgccttcggctcaggtcatgatctcagggtcctgggatcgagccccacatcaggctctctgctcagcagggagcctgcttcctcctctctctctctctacctgcttctctgcctacttgtgatctgtcacataaataaataaaatctttaaaaaaaaaaaaaagactgccttcagctcaagtcatgatctcagggtcctggaatcgagtcctgcatcaggctctctgctaggcagggagcctgcttcctcctctctctctctctctctacctgcttctctgcctacttgtgatctgtcacataaataaataaaacctttaaaaaaaaaaaaaaaagactctgccttcagctcaagtcatgatctcagggtcctggaatcgagtcctgcatcaggctctctgctaggcagggagcctgcttcctcctctctctctctctctctctctgtctctgcctgcctctctgcctacttgtgatctctctctgtcaaataaataaaatctttaaaaaaaaaaaaaaagtaagctctgTGAGGGGAAATATTTTTGTCTATCTTGTTCGCTGCTGTATCCCCAGGACCTGGAATGGTGCCTGGCTCTTAAGTAAGCACTAAATAAGTATTAGTTGCATGAAAGAAATGCAACATGCCTGCCTGATCCCTGCCCTCCAGGTGCTCCATCAAATTAAAGGGACAGAAAAGTAAAGAGATCATTACAGTACAACATGGGGAGACATCTAAACTTCTAACGATATACATAAGGCTGTGGGATAGCTAActatggaagaggaaggagaggtcaagggctcagaaaaaaagaaaacaagaataatatGCACTTGCAAGCTCTGTACATGACCAGTGGCCCCATCATAGGATCAAAAGCTCATTGGTCTAGAGCCCTCCCCCAACCAATCTTACAATGATCAAAAAACCCTATCTCCTGACCACACCCAGAAATGAAGAGGCAAAAGCACCTGAAATGTCtactatgtggaatctaaagactTCAAACTACAGTATGCATGGTTTTCTCTGGAAATCACAGCACTGAGGATGCACTGACTAGTACATCTCTAAGCAGAAACACTGGAAGTTCTAGGAGTGGCCCCAAGTGGCACTGAGTTTTAAGTGGCCTATCTGGGACCCTCACTGGACCTACAGCCAAGGTGACTGGGAATACACCTGAGGTAAACTCTCAAAGCATTTTGTTACCTCAAAAATACTTACATCTAATCTACCCTTGTGTAGCAAGGATAAAGCCCTGAAGTTTCCCACATCACTCTTTGGGTAAAGGGAACTATGACAAGCCCGTAAGGAGCTGTGGTAGCAGTTACTGAGGCCATCACTACCAGGAAAGACATTAGGGGATATGGTACCCCAAGGTGTGGGCAGAGACCTGGGAAGGTACGCACAGTGAGAGGATTTCGAAGAGAAAAAGAGTTTGTCACCTTGGTTGCAGGATCTACCATTTTTATCTATGAAGTAGAGACGATGATAATTTAGCACACTTTTGCAAACTAtaaatcccttttcctttttttaaaagatactattttttttttttttaatttctaagtaatctctacccccactgtggggcttgaactcaactctgagatcaagagttgcatgctctaccaactgagtcagccaggtggcCCAATCCCCTTTACTCTTAAAATTTCTCTCCACTAGTTTGGGAGGCAGAATAGcttttatcatctccattttacagatgaagaaacaagctCAGAAAAGTATCACTCAACCCAAAGGTAGTTGAGTGATAAAGCTACAATTCAAACCGAGATGATGGGTTGAACTCATTTCACTGGGAAGAACACCACAGAGATGCCATGGTCTAGAACGAAATGAGTCTCTGGGGCACTCCAGGTGCTAATCTTGGCCCTGTGTGACCTGGAGAAAGTCACTTAATCTCCCTGTGCCTCCAGACTCCaccaataaaatgagaataaaatctaCCTTTTAGGGGTTGCCATACGCTAATAAGGTTTATTAACATCCTTATTTAAAAGGTTTTCCAATCCCAAGGTGtgactgaaacaaacaaaaacaacttggCTGAGGAACAGGGCCAGGCAGGGACACACCCCAACAGAATCATCACAGCAATTCTGTCCAGGTTTCAGAGGCCCTTGGCCACTATATGCCTGACAAATGTCAACTCCCTGGGGGTAGTCCCAGCCAAAAGACCTGCTTCATTGTCCCCACACCCACCCGGCCCTCCCCTCGTGGGAAGGGAGATCCTTGCAAAGGTATGAAAATCTACCTCAACACTAACCAGAAATAGTTTAGACAGAGGGTATGGAGCCTCCTTTGTTAAAGCGCTGTATATTCTTCCTCCCTACCTGCTACCTCCTTGGCAGCCTGGGTTAGCCCTCATCCAGGCAGCAAGTATCTGTGGAGAACCTCTTGGGTCCTACCCCTGCCTCTAAACACTGGAAGGGCAAATTCTGGAGAGGGAAGGGCTCCTGCTGAGGAAATGAGTTTCGCCCACAAGGAGGTTACAGTCCAGTTTTTTGGCGGGATTTTCTCAACCCACACAGCCGTTCCCACAAACACCTCCAAATACCCCCAACACCCCCGGGGGCTCCTCAGCACCCCTAAGCCCCCACTCGTCCATCCCACCCAGGTCCCCAAAGAACGAGGAGTTTCTGCAATTAGGCTGTATCCCCTGCACCCCCACGAGAGACTCATGAGACAGGGGAAAGACTCAACTAAGGCTCTTGCTCCTTTAAAAGGGCACCTCTTCCAGAAGAATCTTGACCCTTccgaggagaaaggagggaaataacATCTCCACCCCTGAGGGGAGGGGGCGAGAGCGCCAGAGACAGACTGACGCGGAGTCCGACCCTCAGACAGAGAAAGCTAGCGCCAGCGAACCAGCGGGGCACAGAGGCGGGCGCCCATTGGTCGTCTCACCTGCCCGTCAGGAGGAACCTGGGGTGCAAGGGACGCTCAGGGGGTGGAACACTCCTCTGGTCTGACCAATCGGAGAacatggcgggggcggggctcggcGGCTCGCCAGCCAGGGCCAGGGGGGAGGGAAACAAGATGGCGGCTGCGGGAGGGGGTCCTCGCTTTTCAGCTCCCCCCTCACCCGCTTCTTCTTCCCCGCCGCAGCCCTCGCTCCAGGAGAGCGCTTtcgcgccgcccccgccccactcGGGAagccccctgcttccctctcgtCGCCCCCCCACCCGCGCAATCCCTGGTCCCCGTAGGCCCCGCTGCCCCCGCCCTCGCTCTGTCCGGCCCCGCTGCCACCCCCATTACCTCAGCCGCCGGCCCGGCCCCACCGTTCGGGGCCCCTGGGCGCTGGCGGGCCAGCCGTCGAGCAGGTCGGCGCGGCCCGGGGAGCGGAGCGCGACCTCCTCCCGCGCTGGCCTCCGCGGCCACTGCCGTGCCCCCTCCCGGCCCGCGCTGGGGCCCCGGCCCGGCTGCCGCCGCCGCTcccgggggaggagggggaatgaagccgctgccgccgccgctgccgccacgGAGCCCGGCCGAGGGGAGGGAGGGATCAGCCCCCAGGCAGGATCCGCCCCTCCGGcctcccccccgccacctccaccccttccctcgctccctccctGGCTCCGCGGGCTCTCCCGCTGAACAGGAGCTAGAGCGCGAAAGAGCGGGGAACGGGAAGAAAATCCCCCCGCCCGTCCCCGgcgcggcggcggccggggcggCGCGGAGAGGAGCGCGGAGCCGCCGCCGCCACGGGGCACCGTCCCCCGCTCGGCCTCACGGTGGCGGTGCGGACGCGGTAGGGGCGCCGAGCAGAGACGGGGTCTGCCCCCGCCGCGGCCAAGGCTCACCCCAGCCAAGCCTCCGCCGCGGGGCGAGCCCCACAAGGGAGCGGGGGACGTTGGGGTCTGCTTGGGAAAGACGGGGATTCCCTAACTCTTTAGAGTGCCCAGTCGtcccctccccctgtccctgcGGAGAGGTGACTACGGTTTGGGGCAACGAACCCCCTCCCGGAGCTAGAGGGCTCCTCCAGAGGTTAAGCCAGGGCAGTCATTGGAGTCAAAACCGGCCTATAGTTTCTTGAGGTGCAGGTGCCTGCATTACTCCCAGAAAGTCGCCCTTCCTCCCCGGCCGTGCTCTGGTCCGGAGGACAAAGGTCTAGCGAtgtccatcccctcccccagtgaGGACAGCAGGAAAAGACCCTCTGTTGTGTACAGGTGCGCATCTTGTTCCCTGTAGGACATCCTTCTTAAGAAAAAGACCTGACTTTTCGTTATGTGCTATTCTCTCCCTATGTGTTTAGAAAGAGTAAACATAAAAGTTTGACAGTCTACTTAAGGACGTCTGATAACTCGTTTGTCACTGTAGACATGGGAAACACTCTCTCCTTAAACCTGATTTGGCTAGGAATCGGTTAATTTAATGCAATAAGCGGCTTTCTAAAAGACTTGACAAATGGCAACTTCAGACTTTCAGATGTAATCAGACTGGCTTTGTCTCCATAAGTAAATTTAAGAAGAGGAGACGACTTTGCCACCCCCCCCTTTCTCCTATAAATCAGAAAGCTTACCTCATATGACTGAAGTCTTAAGTACCAATATTTAAT is from Mustela erminea isolate mMusErm1 chromosome 4, mMusErm1.Pri, whole genome shotgun sequence and encodes:
- the BRPF3 gene encoding bromodomain and PHD finger-containing protein 3 isoform X3, which encodes MRKPRRKSRQNAEGRRSPSPYSLKCSPTRETLTYAQAQRIVEVDIDGRLHRISIYDPLKIITEDELTAQDITECNSNKENSEQPQFPGKSKKPSSKGKKKESCSKHASGTSFHLPQPSFRMVDSGSQPEAPPLPAAYYRYIEKPPEDLDAEVEYDMDEEDLAWLDMVNEKRRVDGHSLVSADTFELLVDRLEKESYLESRSSGAQQSLIDEDAFCCVCLDDECHNSNVILFCDICNLAVHQECYGVPYIPEGQWLCRCCLQSPSRPVDCVLCPNKGGAFKQTSDGHWAHVVCAIWIPEVCFANTVFLEPIEGIDNIPPARWKLTCYICKQKGLGAAIQCHKVNCYTAFHVTCAQRAGLFMKIEPMRETSLNGTIFTVRKTAYCEAHSPPGAATGRRKGDSPGSLSETGDEEGLKEGCGEEEEKEEEEEEEEDEGQGGVGGPLKGVPKKNKMTLKQKIKKEPEEVGRDTPSTVPMVTVPQIPSYRLNKICSGLSFQRKNQFIQRLHNYWLLKRQARNGVPLIRRLHSHLQSQRNAEQREQDEKTSAVKEELKYWQKLRHDLERARLLIELIRKREKLKREQVKVQQAAMELELMPFNVLLRTTLDLLQEKDPAHIFAEPVNLSEVPDYLEFISKPMDFSTMRRKLESHLYRTLEEFEEDFNLIVTNCMKYNAKDTIFHRAAVRLRDLGGAILRHARRQAENIGYDPERGTHLPESPKLEDFYRFSWEDVDNILIPENRAHLSPEVQLKELLEKLDLVSAMRSSGARTRRVRLLRREINALRQKLAQPPPPPQPPSLNKTVSNGELPAGPQGDVAVLEQAPQEEPEDDGDRDDSKLPPPPTLEPTGPAPSLSEQDSPPDPPTLKPINDSKPPSRFLKPKKVEEDELLEKSPLQIGSEPLQRLLSDNGINRVSLMAPDAPAGAPLSGVGRRTSVLFKKAKNGVKLQRSPDRALENGEDHGAVGSPASPASIDDEQHSRKRPRSRSCSESEGERSPRLEEETVV